The following proteins come from a genomic window of Bactrocera tryoni isolate S06 chromosome 1, CSIRO_BtryS06_freeze2, whole genome shotgun sequence:
- the LOC120778971 gene encoding uncharacterized protein LOC120778971 isoform X2 yields the protein MTNSKHRFHLNFGVACINAYFAVMSQPTISRCIEYICKLVVERKHGEVRFPNSVEEYNRIKTGFYSKFGIIAPALSNTIVPHDYMNRKGL from the exons ATGACCAACAGCAAACATCGATTCCATTTGAACTTCGG TGTTGCGTGCATAAATGCATATTTCGCAGTGATGAGCCAACCCACCATTTCCCGTTGTAtcgaatatatttgtaaattggtGGTGGAGCGTAAACACGGCGAAGTGCGTTTTCCTAATTCTGTTGAAGAATACAATAGAATTAAGACTGG attttattcgaaatttggAATAATTGCACCTGCCTTGTCAAACACAATTGTACCGCATGATTATATGAACAGAAAAG GTTTGTGA
- the LOC120775011 gene encoding splicing factor 3A subunit 1 isoform X1: MPSLEVDNGINSSINGDDQSKSLSGPIIGIIYPPPEVRNIVDKTASFVARNGPEFEARIRQNELGNAKFNFLSSGDPYNAYYRHKVNEFREGKGKYKEYLNNIQQWYETSLKTDASGGPSVITGVKQLSVTNAAQQKQQELLKQVAEQQFVPKDPPQDFEFIADPPSISALDLDIVKLTAQFVARNGRQFLTNLMNREQRNFQFDFLRPQHSLFQYFTKLLEQYTKILIPPKDLLNKLRIEGSEGRSSMNLVLEQVKYRANWQKHQEAQRRREEEKVEKERVAYAQIDWHDFVVVETVDYQPFETGNFPPPTTPEEVGARVLMEERLLEEDGDIEMQIESEEEDGQEETVRLKLSQMENRTGIQMKGTTYNQQGTNVKKDNTQVQDMDEASSDEESPSNSKMQPPVTPLLPPTHDKVVVKKYDPKAIQQKQQKPATTDEYLISPITGEKIPASKVAEHMRIGLLDPRWVEQRDKHTVEKINQDTVYAAGTAIEASLKQLAERRTDIFGVGDEETVIGKKLGEEETKKDDRVTWDGHTSSVEAATRAARANITLEDQIHQIHKVKGLLPDEEKEKIGPKPVSNKPSLSAPPLSHPASIKGHSQLGHHVVSHHHHQSQQSSQQQTHSQPSPHNMPPSAPVMMMPMRPPPPMLAPPYPVGGYMPIQSGGPPQMPSVPNIMDQTMMPLPLMSVDEEPPNKKMRSEDNLIPEEEFVSKHKSPITIQIQIPNVVDKSEWKLNGQTIAFSLSLADTVSNLKAKIQDETGMPPAKQKISYEGMFIKDSNTMAFYNLFSDATIHLQIKERGGRKK; the protein is encoded by the exons ATGCCATCTTTGGAAGTAGACAATGGCATTAATTCTTCTATTAATGGCGACGATCAATCAAAATCTTTGTCTGGACCGATAATTGGAATAATATATCCTCCGCCGGAAGTGAGGA ataTTGTTGATAAAACCGCTAGTTTTGTAGCTCGAAATGGGCCTGAATTTGAAGCTCGCATCAGACAAAATGAACTGGgcaatgcaaaatttaattttttgagttcaGGGGATCCATACAATGCGTATTATAGGCACAAAGTAAATGAATTTAGGGAGGGAAAGGGTAAATATAAAGAGTACTTAAATAATATACAACAGTGGTATGAAACTTCATTAAAAACAGATGCATCTGGCGGTCCAAGTGTTATTACTGGTGTTAAGCAGTTATCTGTTACAAATGCTGCacagcaaaagcaacaagaaCTTCTAAAACAAGTAGCAGAGCAACAATTTGTGCCTAAAGACCCTCCTCAAGACTTTGAGTTTATAGCAGACCCTCCGTCTATATCTGCTTTAGATTT AGACATTGTTAAGTTAACAGCACAATTTGTAGCCCGAAATGGTCGTCAATTTCTGACAAATCTCATGAACCGTGAGCAACGTAATTTCCAGTTTGACTTTTTAAGACCCCAGCACTCATTGTTtcaatatttcacaaaattattagagcagtacacaaaaatattaattcctCCCAAAGATCTTTTAAACAAATTACGTATAGAGGGTTCGGAAGGACGTAGCAGTATGAATTTAGTTTTAGAACAAGTAAAATACAGGGCAAATTGGCAAAAGCATCAAGAAGCTCAACGTCGACGTGAAGAGGAGAAAGTTGAGAAAGAGAGGG TGGCTTACGCTCAAATAGATTGGCATGATTTCGTAGTGGTTGAAACAGTGGACTATCAACCTTTTGAAACAGGCAATTTTCCACCACCAACAACACCTGAAGAAGTAGGTGCTCGTGTACTAATGGAAGAAAGATTGCTGGAAGAAGATGGGGACATAGAAATGCAAATTGAATCGGAAGAAGAAGATGGTCAAGAGGAAACAGTCCGACTTAAATTGTCACAAATGGAAAATCGTACTGGCATACAAATGAAAGGCACCACATATAATCAACAAGGAACTAATGTGAAGAAAGATAATACACAAGTTCAAGATATGGACGAAGCCTCTAGTGATGAAGAGTCTCCATCTAATTCAAAGATGCAGCCACCAGTTACACCTCTTCTACCACCAACACATGATAAGGTTGTGGTTAAGAAATACGATCCGAAAGCTATTCAGCAGAAACAACAGAAGCCAGCAACTACAGATGAGTATTTGATTTCTCCAATAACCGGGGAAAAAATACCGGCATCAAAGGTGGCAGAACATATGCGTATTGGTTTATTGGATCCCCGTTGGGTTGAACAGCGTGATAAACATactgttgaaaaaattaatcaagATACAGTATATGCTGCTGGTACTGCTATTGAGGCTAGTCTAAAACAATTAGCAGAACGTCGTACAGATATTTTTGGCGTTGGCGATGAAGAGACAGTTATTGGAAAGAAATTGGGTGAagaggaaacaaaaaaagatgaTCGCGTCACTTGGGATGGGCATACATCAAGCGTGGAGGCAGCAACACGAGCGGCTCGAGCTAATATTACTTTGGAAGACCAGATTCATCAAAttcataaa GTAAAAGGCCTTCTTCCagatgaagaaaaagaaaagattggGCCTAAACCAGTTAGCAACAAACCTTCTTTATCGGCACCACCACTATCACATCCAGCATCTATTAAAGGTCATTCTCAACTTGGACATCATGTTGTttctcatcatcatcatcaatcACAGCAATCGTCACAACAGCAAACGCACTCTCAGCCATCTCCGCATAATATGCCACCTTCTGCGCCAGTAATGATGATGCCAATGAGACCACCGCCCCCAATGTTGG CTCCACCATATCCCGTAGGTGGTTATATGCCTATACAATCCGGTGGACCACCGCAAATGCCATCCGTACCAAATATAATGGATCAAACAATGATGCCCCTTCCACTAATGTCAGTAGATGAAGAgccaccaaataaaaaaatgcgatCAGAAGATAATCTGATTCCAGAAGAAGAGTTCGTATCGAAACATAAg AGCCCCATTACTATTCAAATACAAATTCCTAATGTAGTTGACAAGtcggaatggaaattaaacggaCAAACAATTGCATTTTCATTATCGCTCGCAGATACCGTTTCTAATTTAAAAGCGAAGATTCAAGATGAAACTGGAATGCCACCTGctaaacagaaaatttcatatgaG GGAATGTTCATCAAGGATAGTAATACTATGGCGTTTTATAATCTCTTTAGTGATGCCACTATACATCTACAAATCAAAGAACGTGGTGgacgtaaaaaataa
- the LOC120775011 gene encoding splicing factor 3A subunit 1 isoform X2, which translates to MPSLEVDNGINSSINGDDQSKSLSGPIIGIIYPPPEVRNIVDKTASFVARNGPEFEARIRQNELGNAKFNFLSSGDPYNAYYRHKVNEFREGKGKYKEYLNNIQQWYETSLKTDASGGPSVITGVKQLSVTNAAQQKQQELLKQVAEQQFVPKDPPQDFEFIADPPSISALDLDIVKLTAQFVARNGRQFLTNLMNREQRNFQFDFLRPQHSLFQYFTKLLEQYTKILIPPKDLLNKLRIEGSEGRSSMNLVLEQVKYRANWQKHQEAQRRREEEKVEKERVAYAQIDWHDFVVVETVDYQPFETGNFPPPTTPEEVGARVLMEERLLEEDGDIEMQIESEEEDGQEETVRLKLSQMENRTGIQMKGTTYNQQGTNVKKDNTQVQDMDEASSDEESPSNSKMQPPVTPLLPPTHDKVVVKKYDPKAIQQKQQKPATTDEYLISPITGEKIPASKVAEHMRIGLLDPRWVEQRDKHTVEKINQDTVYAAGTAIEASLKQLAERRTDIFGVGDEETVIGKKLGEEETKKDDRVTWDGHTSSVEAATRAARANITLEDQIHQIHKVKGLLPDEEKEKIGPKPVSNKPSLSAPPLSHPASIKGHSQLGHHVVSHHHHQSQQSSQQQTHSQPSPHNMPPSAPVMMMPMRPPPPMLGGYMPIQSGGPPQMPSVPNIMDQTMMPLPLMSVDEEPPNKKMRSEDNLIPEEEFVSKHKSPITIQIQIPNVVDKSEWKLNGQTIAFSLSLADTVSNLKAKIQDETGMPPAKQKISYEGMFIKDSNTMAFYNLFSDATIHLQIKERGGRKK; encoded by the exons ATGCCATCTTTGGAAGTAGACAATGGCATTAATTCTTCTATTAATGGCGACGATCAATCAAAATCTTTGTCTGGACCGATAATTGGAATAATATATCCTCCGCCGGAAGTGAGGA ataTTGTTGATAAAACCGCTAGTTTTGTAGCTCGAAATGGGCCTGAATTTGAAGCTCGCATCAGACAAAATGAACTGGgcaatgcaaaatttaattttttgagttcaGGGGATCCATACAATGCGTATTATAGGCACAAAGTAAATGAATTTAGGGAGGGAAAGGGTAAATATAAAGAGTACTTAAATAATATACAACAGTGGTATGAAACTTCATTAAAAACAGATGCATCTGGCGGTCCAAGTGTTATTACTGGTGTTAAGCAGTTATCTGTTACAAATGCTGCacagcaaaagcaacaagaaCTTCTAAAACAAGTAGCAGAGCAACAATTTGTGCCTAAAGACCCTCCTCAAGACTTTGAGTTTATAGCAGACCCTCCGTCTATATCTGCTTTAGATTT AGACATTGTTAAGTTAACAGCACAATTTGTAGCCCGAAATGGTCGTCAATTTCTGACAAATCTCATGAACCGTGAGCAACGTAATTTCCAGTTTGACTTTTTAAGACCCCAGCACTCATTGTTtcaatatttcacaaaattattagagcagtacacaaaaatattaattcctCCCAAAGATCTTTTAAACAAATTACGTATAGAGGGTTCGGAAGGACGTAGCAGTATGAATTTAGTTTTAGAACAAGTAAAATACAGGGCAAATTGGCAAAAGCATCAAGAAGCTCAACGTCGACGTGAAGAGGAGAAAGTTGAGAAAGAGAGGG TGGCTTACGCTCAAATAGATTGGCATGATTTCGTAGTGGTTGAAACAGTGGACTATCAACCTTTTGAAACAGGCAATTTTCCACCACCAACAACACCTGAAGAAGTAGGTGCTCGTGTACTAATGGAAGAAAGATTGCTGGAAGAAGATGGGGACATAGAAATGCAAATTGAATCGGAAGAAGAAGATGGTCAAGAGGAAACAGTCCGACTTAAATTGTCACAAATGGAAAATCGTACTGGCATACAAATGAAAGGCACCACATATAATCAACAAGGAACTAATGTGAAGAAAGATAATACACAAGTTCAAGATATGGACGAAGCCTCTAGTGATGAAGAGTCTCCATCTAATTCAAAGATGCAGCCACCAGTTACACCTCTTCTACCACCAACACATGATAAGGTTGTGGTTAAGAAATACGATCCGAAAGCTATTCAGCAGAAACAACAGAAGCCAGCAACTACAGATGAGTATTTGATTTCTCCAATAACCGGGGAAAAAATACCGGCATCAAAGGTGGCAGAACATATGCGTATTGGTTTATTGGATCCCCGTTGGGTTGAACAGCGTGATAAACATactgttgaaaaaattaatcaagATACAGTATATGCTGCTGGTACTGCTATTGAGGCTAGTCTAAAACAATTAGCAGAACGTCGTACAGATATTTTTGGCGTTGGCGATGAAGAGACAGTTATTGGAAAGAAATTGGGTGAagaggaaacaaaaaaagatgaTCGCGTCACTTGGGATGGGCATACATCAAGCGTGGAGGCAGCAACACGAGCGGCTCGAGCTAATATTACTTTGGAAGACCAGATTCATCAAAttcataaa GTAAAAGGCCTTCTTCCagatgaagaaaaagaaaagattggGCCTAAACCAGTTAGCAACAAACCTTCTTTATCGGCACCACCACTATCACATCCAGCATCTATTAAAGGTCATTCTCAACTTGGACATCATGTTGTttctcatcatcatcatcaatcACAGCAATCGTCACAACAGCAAACGCACTCTCAGCCATCTCCGCATAATATGCCACCTTCTGCGCCAGTAATGATGATGCCAATGAGACCACCGCCCCCAATGTTGG GTGGTTATATGCCTATACAATCCGGTGGACCACCGCAAATGCCATCCGTACCAAATATAATGGATCAAACAATGATGCCCCTTCCACTAATGTCAGTAGATGAAGAgccaccaaataaaaaaatgcgatCAGAAGATAATCTGATTCCAGAAGAAGAGTTCGTATCGAAACATAAg AGCCCCATTACTATTCAAATACAAATTCCTAATGTAGTTGACAAGtcggaatggaaattaaacggaCAAACAATTGCATTTTCATTATCGCTCGCAGATACCGTTTCTAATTTAAAAGCGAAGATTCAAGATGAAACTGGAATGCCACCTGctaaacagaaaatttcatatgaG GGAATGTTCATCAAGGATAGTAATACTATGGCGTTTTATAATCTCTTTAGTGATGCCACTATACATCTACAAATCAAAGAACGTGGTGgacgtaaaaaataa
- the LOC120778971 gene encoding uncharacterized protein LOC120778971 isoform X1 yields the protein MADEVGLFYLMMKKREEEESYIRRRNLTVLRNKQYPFLYEENTFRKFFRFPKSLYWDLINQLKPYDQQQTSIPFELRFYIFYEMAHISVACINAYFAVMSQPTISRCIEYICKLVVERKHGEVRFPNSVEEYNRIKTGFYSKFGIIAPALSNTIVPHDYMNRKGL from the exons ATGGCTGATGAAGTTGGACTATTCTACCTTATGATGAAAAAACGAGAGGAGGAAGAGAG CTACATTCGCAGGCGCAATCTGACTGTTTTGCGAAACAAACAATATCCGTTTTTATACGAAGAGAACACATTCAGGAAGTTCTTCCGATTTCCCAAATCTTTGTACTGGGATCTCATTAATCAACTTAAGCCGTATGACCAACAGCAAACATCGATTCCATTTGAACTTCGG ttttatattttttatgaaatggcTCATATCAGTGTTGCGTGCATAAATGCATATTTCGCAGTGATGAGCCAACCCACCATTTCCCGTTGTAtcgaatatatttgtaaattggtGGTGGAGCGTAAACACGGCGAAGTGCGTTTTCCTAATTCTGTTGAAGAATACAATAGAATTAAGACTGG attttattcgaaatttggAATAATTGCACCTGCCTTGTCAAACACAATTGTACCGCATGATTATATGAACAGAAAAG GTTTGTGA
- the LOC120775011 gene encoding splicing factor 3A subunit 1 isoform X3 — MPSLEVDNGINSSINGDDQSKSLSGPIIGIIYPPPEVRNIVDKTASFVARNGPEFEARIRQNELGNAKFNFLSSGDPYNAYYRHKVNEFREGKDASGGPSVITGVKQLSVTNAAQQKQQELLKQVAEQQFVPKDPPQDFEFIADPPSISALDLDIVKLTAQFVARNGRQFLTNLMNREQRNFQFDFLRPQHSLFQYFTKLLEQYTKILIPPKDLLNKLRIEGSEGRSSMNLVLEQVKYRANWQKHQEAQRRREEEKVEKERVAYAQIDWHDFVVVETVDYQPFETGNFPPPTTPEEVGARVLMEERLLEEDGDIEMQIESEEEDGQEETVRLKLSQMENRTGIQMKGTTYNQQGTNVKKDNTQVQDMDEASSDEESPSNSKMQPPVTPLLPPTHDKVVVKKYDPKAIQQKQQKPATTDEYLISPITGEKIPASKVAEHMRIGLLDPRWVEQRDKHTVEKINQDTVYAAGTAIEASLKQLAERRTDIFGVGDEETVIGKKLGEEETKKDDRVTWDGHTSSVEAATRAARANITLEDQIHQIHKVKGLLPDEEKEKIGPKPVSNKPSLSAPPLSHPASIKGHSQLGHHVVSHHHHQSQQSSQQQTHSQPSPHNMPPSAPVMMMPMRPPPPMLAPPYPVGGYMPIQSGGPPQMPSVPNIMDQTMMPLPLMSVDEEPPNKKMRSEDNLIPEEEFVSKHKSPITIQIQIPNVVDKSEWKLNGQTIAFSLSLADTVSNLKAKIQDETGMPPAKQKISYEGMFIKDSNTMAFYNLFSDATIHLQIKERGGRKK; from the exons ATGCCATCTTTGGAAGTAGACAATGGCATTAATTCTTCTATTAATGGCGACGATCAATCAAAATCTTTGTCTGGACCGATAATTGGAATAATATATCCTCCGCCGGAAGTGAGGA ataTTGTTGATAAAACCGCTAGTTTTGTAGCTCGAAATGGGCCTGAATTTGAAGCTCGCATCAGACAAAATGAACTGGgcaatgcaaaatttaattttttgagttcaGGGGATCCATACAATGCGTATTATAGGCACAAAGTAAATGAATTTAGGGAGGGAAAGG ATGCATCTGGCGGTCCAAGTGTTATTACTGGTGTTAAGCAGTTATCTGTTACAAATGCTGCacagcaaaagcaacaagaaCTTCTAAAACAAGTAGCAGAGCAACAATTTGTGCCTAAAGACCCTCCTCAAGACTTTGAGTTTATAGCAGACCCTCCGTCTATATCTGCTTTAGATTT AGACATTGTTAAGTTAACAGCACAATTTGTAGCCCGAAATGGTCGTCAATTTCTGACAAATCTCATGAACCGTGAGCAACGTAATTTCCAGTTTGACTTTTTAAGACCCCAGCACTCATTGTTtcaatatttcacaaaattattagagcagtacacaaaaatattaattcctCCCAAAGATCTTTTAAACAAATTACGTATAGAGGGTTCGGAAGGACGTAGCAGTATGAATTTAGTTTTAGAACAAGTAAAATACAGGGCAAATTGGCAAAAGCATCAAGAAGCTCAACGTCGACGTGAAGAGGAGAAAGTTGAGAAAGAGAGGG TGGCTTACGCTCAAATAGATTGGCATGATTTCGTAGTGGTTGAAACAGTGGACTATCAACCTTTTGAAACAGGCAATTTTCCACCACCAACAACACCTGAAGAAGTAGGTGCTCGTGTACTAATGGAAGAAAGATTGCTGGAAGAAGATGGGGACATAGAAATGCAAATTGAATCGGAAGAAGAAGATGGTCAAGAGGAAACAGTCCGACTTAAATTGTCACAAATGGAAAATCGTACTGGCATACAAATGAAAGGCACCACATATAATCAACAAGGAACTAATGTGAAGAAAGATAATACACAAGTTCAAGATATGGACGAAGCCTCTAGTGATGAAGAGTCTCCATCTAATTCAAAGATGCAGCCACCAGTTACACCTCTTCTACCACCAACACATGATAAGGTTGTGGTTAAGAAATACGATCCGAAAGCTATTCAGCAGAAACAACAGAAGCCAGCAACTACAGATGAGTATTTGATTTCTCCAATAACCGGGGAAAAAATACCGGCATCAAAGGTGGCAGAACATATGCGTATTGGTTTATTGGATCCCCGTTGGGTTGAACAGCGTGATAAACATactgttgaaaaaattaatcaagATACAGTATATGCTGCTGGTACTGCTATTGAGGCTAGTCTAAAACAATTAGCAGAACGTCGTACAGATATTTTTGGCGTTGGCGATGAAGAGACAGTTATTGGAAAGAAATTGGGTGAagaggaaacaaaaaaagatgaTCGCGTCACTTGGGATGGGCATACATCAAGCGTGGAGGCAGCAACACGAGCGGCTCGAGCTAATATTACTTTGGAAGACCAGATTCATCAAAttcataaa GTAAAAGGCCTTCTTCCagatgaagaaaaagaaaagattggGCCTAAACCAGTTAGCAACAAACCTTCTTTATCGGCACCACCACTATCACATCCAGCATCTATTAAAGGTCATTCTCAACTTGGACATCATGTTGTttctcatcatcatcatcaatcACAGCAATCGTCACAACAGCAAACGCACTCTCAGCCATCTCCGCATAATATGCCACCTTCTGCGCCAGTAATGATGATGCCAATGAGACCACCGCCCCCAATGTTGG CTCCACCATATCCCGTAGGTGGTTATATGCCTATACAATCCGGTGGACCACCGCAAATGCCATCCGTACCAAATATAATGGATCAAACAATGATGCCCCTTCCACTAATGTCAGTAGATGAAGAgccaccaaataaaaaaatgcgatCAGAAGATAATCTGATTCCAGAAGAAGAGTTCGTATCGAAACATAAg AGCCCCATTACTATTCAAATACAAATTCCTAATGTAGTTGACAAGtcggaatggaaattaaacggaCAAACAATTGCATTTTCATTATCGCTCGCAGATACCGTTTCTAATTTAAAAGCGAAGATTCAAGATGAAACTGGAATGCCACCTGctaaacagaaaatttcatatgaG GGAATGTTCATCAAGGATAGTAATACTATGGCGTTTTATAATCTCTTTAGTGATGCCACTATACATCTACAAATCAAAGAACGTGGTGgacgtaaaaaataa